A DNA window from Deinococcus multiflagellatus contains the following coding sequences:
- a CDS encoding [LysW]-aminoadipate kinase, whose protein sequence is MIVVKVGGSAGIDYDAVCADMAARWKAGERLILVHGGSGETNRVAEALGHPPRFVTSPSGYTSRFTDRQTLEIFEMVYCGKMNKGIVERLQRLGVNAVGLSGLDGRIFEGRHKDSVRAVENGKVKVLRGDHTGTVERVNTALLDLLLSAGYLPVLTPPASSYEGVAINVDGDRAAAALAVALKADALLLLSNVPGLLRAYPDESSLIREIPAANVEASLEFAQDRMKKKVLGAAEAVQGGVRRVIFGDARAGQPVTAALNGEGTVVA, encoded by the coding sequence ATGATTGTGGTGAAGGTGGGCGGCAGTGCGGGCATTGATTACGACGCGGTGTGTGCCGATATGGCGGCCCGCTGGAAGGCGGGCGAGCGCCTGATTCTCGTGCACGGCGGCAGCGGCGAAACCAACCGCGTGGCCGAGGCCCTGGGGCACCCGCCCCGCTTCGTGACCAGCCCCAGCGGCTATACGTCACGCTTTACCGACCGCCAGACGCTGGAAATTTTCGAGATGGTGTACTGCGGCAAGATGAACAAGGGCATCGTGGAGCGGCTGCAGCGGCTGGGCGTGAACGCCGTGGGCCTCTCGGGCCTGGACGGCCGGATTTTCGAGGGCCGCCACAAGGACAGCGTGCGCGCGGTGGAGAACGGCAAGGTGAAGGTGCTGCGCGGCGACCATACCGGCACGGTGGAGCGGGTGAACACGGCGCTGCTGGACCTGCTGCTCTCGGCGGGCTACCTGCCGGTGCTGACCCCGCCCGCCAGTTCCTATGAAGGCGTGGCGATCAACGTAGACGGCGACCGCGCCGCCGCCGCCCTGGCCGTGGCCCTGAAGGCCGACGCACTGCTGCTGCTGTCCAACGTGCCGGGCCTGCTGCGCGCCTACCCAGACGAGAGCAGCCTGATCCGCGAGATTCCGGCGGCGAATGTGGAGGCGTCTCTGGAATTTGCCCAGGACCGCATGAAGAAGAAGGTGCTGGGCGCCGCCGAGGCGGTGCAGGGGGGCGTGCGCCGGGTGATTTTCGGGGACGCGCGGGCCGGGCAACCTGTCACCGCCGCGCTGAACGGTGAGGGCACCGTCGTGGCGTAG
- a CDS encoding DUF1294 domain-containing protein, whose amino-acid sequence MALPDVLALAFRLFVVWQLLWGLAAFVAVWQDKRRAQGGRRRTPEAGLHRLEAWGGALGSGLAQVVFRHKTRKAAYQRVYRRLLALWLLGWAGMTALQLLGR is encoded by the coding sequence GTGGCCCTGCCGGACGTCCTGGCGCTGGCCTTCCGGCTGTTCGTGGTCTGGCAGCTGCTGTGGGGGCTGGCCGCCTTTGTGGCGGTGTGGCAGGACAAGAGGCGGGCCCAGGGCGGGCGCCGCCGCACCCCCGAAGCCGGGTTGCACCGCCTGGAAGCCTGGGGCGGGGCCCTGGGCTCGGGGCTGGCGCAGGTGGTGTTCCGGCACAAGACGCGCAAGGCCGCGTACCAGCGCGTGTACCGGCGCCTGCTGGCCCTGTGGCTGCTGGGCTGGGCGGGCATGACCGCGCTGCAGCTCCTGGGCCGCTGA